CCCAAAATATTTGGTAATCTGGgtacccttttggaattttttttggattcacTAGGGTAGGTTGTTTGGTCTGTCCGTATCGGCACGGATCCCAAAAATGACACTTTTGAGGGTTTTAGAGTTAACAATCTTCACCAATGGGGTTTATTGGTTTCTACACCCTATCACACCTCCTTCTCTTCATTGAGACTCTACTATGAATCATACTTCCATTCCAAATACTTGGAACATTCACATTTGTTCATCCCTGCAAGTAAAGACAAAATTGATAGTCATATTCCTAGCAGGGCTATGACAAAGCTCACTTAGGATATGATAGCAAGTGGCTTGTAAACAACCTCTAGGCCATTccaaagaatatatacactataaaAAGGTTCCATGACCTTAATCCCAAAGGCCATTGggcaaacacaatgggatttcaagttggaaccatgtctgGGGTCTTTAACCCTTGCTTAGATCGAGAGCAGTGTAGTAAGAGACAAATTGTAAACACACACCAAACCTGTACTAAGAAAATATACAAACACTTCCCGAGCAACACAATATCATCCACCAAACCACCATGAAATAATAGTAACaagatcaatccatttggtacagactgctgctaccaaaatgacaaaatataaggcaaaaatctggaaattgtgTTCAAATCTTATTCAAACTTGCTCCTGGATTTTCCAATCTATGTAAAATcattcaaaaataattttatattcctCCTTGGTCATAACCAACTCCTCATCGATTTCCTAATCACCGATTTGCTCAATTTTGCaaagttgacaacttttgctccattttgcatttttgtcatttaTGCATTTCTATTTATACTAAACCTCTTAGGATGATTCTCTAACATCAAAATGACATGACCAAATGCCTAGTGAGGCTTTACAATATGTTTTATATCATAATGCAAAataatgccattttaggcttataaGGGCTCATTGGCCAAAACTGGGAAAACAAACAAACCTTGCTGACAATCACCCTTCAAATGACTtccaaacacacatgtggacctctaaaTAGTCCATTATTCAAACATTGATCCTAAAtatgatcaatcactccaaaatttggAAATTTATCAACAAACTAGTtaaaaactaggtgctcttgcaccaactGGCGCTTCATCCCTTTCCCTCGCTATTGGTGAGGCCTCTGGTGCCTCTCTTATCGTTGTCCCACTTTTATCTCATCCCCCTTCTCCCTATGATCTTGATTGGGAGGACGATGATCTCCCGAGGGATGACCTCTGAGATATTTATCTTTTATCTCCATCTTTTTGCGTGTGTGTATGATTGTGTTCCCTCATGCTTTCTTTATATGTTTTCTCCCTCCTGGAGGACCTAGGTTACTCCgtaggtacttggatatgggaggtCAATTATCTTTATTTGTTATTCTCTCTCGAAGGACCCTTATTACTCTGTAGGTGCTCATATATATAAGATTTTATCTCATAcctcttcttctatttgtctctctacttctTATATCCATTGTCTCTTGCTTTTCGATATTTAGGGACAATGCAAAGTGTTGTGGACATATTTAGCCTCCTTTTATGTTGACCtaactttttattttatctttgtcttcatgtgctcttcgtTAGATCCGAGAACTTTGGTACTATGATAATATACCCATCTCGcagttatattatatatttttctcACTCTAATGGGTTTTGACGCCAAAATATCAGATCCCCCTATTCTCTTGCATTCATCATTGATGTTGTGGATATTTATGTGTCACCAACTAATGGTGGCATTCCACGGAAACATCTTGCTATGTTGGTGTACCACAActactcttctccttagaataacatgCCTTTCATGCATATAATTCTAAGGGGGGTCATCATATCTGCATTTTCTATTTAGCCTCTTGCATTTATGtttcttattaattattttttcatgcttgcctaggtggggggccaaaccacttgatctttttattTACCACATATTTATTAGGtggggggccaaaccacttgatctttttattTACCACATATTTattaggtgggggccaaaccacttaatCTTTTTCACCTAGATGGTggccaaaccatttgatctatctCCTTCGTTCTCCTTTGTCTCCTTCATTCACCTTTGTAGGGGTCAATATactacttatcaaatctatcatttaTTTTCCAATCACATGGCTATCTTGTGTATCACTACCCATGCTGGCATTATCTCGCCCTATCGTATGATTATCCATACTAGCATGATCTCTCCCtctcatatggctatctagcataacacacttttctTTCCATACTGACATATCTCATATCATGGAGGTTTTTTATCTTATATCTTTTCATAAcaaggggctttcctccaaagaAAGGTCCATTTCTATTACGCGATCTTATCTATCATCTTTTTCAAatctatcctttatcttatcatccaaCATGTTAGTTTGCATCTATCGAGTTTGTGATGCATCAGTTAGCAATATCTATTTCAAACTTCAACTTCATCTCATTGGGGGAAACCTCGTTTGATCAATTAAATTATGCCTCCCTATTGCGATTTATTTTAGTATCCTTCACTACTTTAACTTCACATCTCCACGCAAAGAcatgatcgctaaagtgggggcaaaatgtaatataAAAATTTTTAGCTTGTACAATTCAATGCAAAAAATGGTGCCTTCCTCTACATCATCAGAGGTCATGTACCATCACCTTTGTCTTTTTGCCCATCTAGATTTCTTTATCAATTCTAGACTAGAATCCTACCAACTATGTCGACTTGTCATCCTTGAGACATTAGCGCGATGCAAAGACGTCCGTGCGGTGCACTAGCATCCCAAGAATTTGACAGTTTGCATGGTGGCCATTTGAACACTATGCATGTGCCTAGAAGGAATTCTAACACCTCTGCATGTGCCCAACAACATCGGTTTTCCTTTGAGAGCCTATATCTCTCCCGTTTGAAGGCATTTTGAGAGATttgttttgcatttttgagcaattTGTGCAGGTTGGAGCTCTTAGAACCTATTTTCTTTCATCCATCATAGGTTTTTAGCATATTGGAAAGACCACCATTTATACAGCCCTTCAAAAAACTCACAGTTCTATTCTCACAAGTCTTGATAGGGGAGTTGCTCATTCTCCTTGATTTATCTTATGTATTCATACTCTTTTATCTTAATCTATTACCATATTTCTGTTATCTTTATCATTTAATTCTTTGTGGCTTTATTTGGGttatctgtggaggtggaaacaccaaaacgggggtctaactgaggcaaactccaaaacacaacccccaatattTTCCTTTCTTGCTTGTGTGCAGGTCATAATCATAGGGAAAACAATCACCTTGTAGGAGGTTTCAATCATGGACCAGTTGTAAGCATTCCTTGTCTTTTCTCATTTTGTTTTAGTACTCTACATTCTGtattattgatttattttgttaTTTCGTCACTCACATAGTAGTTTTATTATATATGTTCTTCTGTATGGACTTTGTGTTCTATTTGTATAGGACAATAACACACCACGTTGGTGTCCCGATTCTGTGCGCTTTTCCCAAAGACAGAGACTTAACATATTCATCTAGGAGCTTCATTTGCAATCTGTTAgcttatctttttatttttatccCCTATCTCACCCTTATGACCAATTTAAGTGAGGTACTGGAGGGTCAATTTGTTCTCTTGGATCtatcatccttgaggtagcaaatttcctccACTAGAGTATCTAGGAAATCCATATTCaagtaaaaaatttaaaatctaaaaataTCTCATTATCCACTGTCATCTCCAACCCAGTCTAGAGCTTCATTGCTAAAAGGCAGAGAAACTATTAGGAGAAGATTCTTACAAAAGTATGAAGAAAGATTAGAAGATGAACATAAAAGAAGGATCATGAATCATGATTATTACCAGATGAAAAAGAATTTCTAATGCATATCTCAACTTACTTGGGTGTCTCAAGTATCTCCACCGAGGCTATAGACGCTTGACTGGCAGTGAAGCAATATTTGATGGGGACCAAAGGTTACTCTATCGAGGCTATAGATGCTCAACTGGTAGCAAAGCTATGCCCAAGATAACATTGCGTGAGATGCTAAAATGATTTTACTCATTTAACTTGCATATGAATTCCTTGGTTTACCTGTAAGGTCGAAAAGGTGGGGTAATAAATTAATACACACACTTACAAGTTTCTTGGGTATAGTATTGCCCCATCTTCATATTTCACTTGACTATAATTGATCTTTAATACATCATCCTAAatgatagtagccttgaaaatcaaagttaagtgtAGATTCTAaagttctaaaatgcctagagtTATTTTTCCTAGAAATTCGTCATTTGTTATGCTCTGCATACTTCCCCCCTTCATTTCATGCCTTGAAATGTGGGTTCccccttttttctttttgtttgtgtttttccttttgtttttgttttaaagtTTCAGATTCCCAAAGCTTTGGTTTGTGCTCTTTATTTGCACTCTGAGATTCTAgaatcccggagtcccgaggtgccTCTCTCCTTGTTTCTTCTCATCTTGGCCTCAGAGTTTCACGTTTCTAAAACCCCAAGGTGCCCTTTGTTTTTCCTATCTTTGGAGCTTTAAGACTTTGGAACCTCAAAATCCCAAAGTTTTCCCTTTTTGTCcttgtttttgtttctccttttttgAAAACTTTGAGATCCCAGGTTTCTAGATTCCTGAGCCTTCTCCTTTGTCCTTCCTTAGAGACTCAGAACTCTGGAATTTTGGGATTTCGGGTTCTCCTCATTTTGTGGTCTTTCTTCAGAGTTTCATAACTCTAGAGTTCTGAGGTCAATTGTCTTGTAACCCTGGAACTCTGAGACCCTGGAGCCCCAGAGCATGCCTCGATTCCTACATTCATTTAGAGGGGTATAAATAGCCTCCAAGGGccatttgagctcatttgcacacTTTGGTTTTTTAAGCTTTCTTCTCCTTCCGATGATTCAGTGTTGTCGAAACGCACTCTGTGTCTCCTCTCTCCCTTTTCCCAAGTGGGCCTTCCTCTTTTCCACCTCATATTTTGTATTTTTCCTGTCTTTTGTTTGCTATGGTGTTCGTTTTTTCATTCTTTTGCTTCTTTTTTTTAGCTTAGGGTTTCACATTTTCAATAAGTCAATGTTTCAATAGTTAGGGTTtttcttctccaatttttcttGGCATTTAGGATCTTGGGTTCCTGAGATCCCTATCCTTTAGCCTTTGTTACTTCAGAATCTTGGATTCCCAAGATCCCGAAGTCTTCTTTAGGTTTTCCTTTGTTTCACTATGAAACCCTGGGTTCTTGGGATTTCAAAGGAATGTACTACCCCATGTTCACCAAACTTCAGGACATTGGAACCCCAAGATCCCAAAGTAATTGTTCTTGGATTCTTTTTCTACCGGATTTAGAACCCTGGGTTCTTGGGATCTCGAACTACCCTGTGGACCTTTCTTTCGATACTGCGGAACCCCAGAACCTCAGGATTCTAGAGTCTCTCAATAAGCTTTTTACCCTCCGCTTAGGGATCTCAAGATCCCAAAGTATTGGTTTTCTTTGCCAAACTCACCCTAGAACTCTAGGATTCTGAAACTCCAAAGTGATTTCTTTTTTGGGTTTCCAAACTGCAAACCCTGGAACCTTGAGATCCTGTAGTCTAGCTACTGTCTAATTTAGGGTTTATTTTGAACTTGAAACCTCGACTCTGGGATTGTAAAGACTACTATTGTAAAAGAGAATTTCTAAAGTATTAATTATGTACTCCTTTATGCAATGTAAAGAGTTCTTATGGAAAAATTAGCCACCCCAAGGAAGAAGACTAGGAGTGAAGTTAAGATTGAGAAGAACGTTGTTacgatgaagtatcaatatcaaggTCAAACATTGGTCtccaaatttgaaaatgatgtaCAATGGATCATCAACGTAAAAATTGGGCTTGTTGAACTAGAGTCCATCATGAAGGAAGTATCAAGATAAAATTTGAATGCTACATATAAAATAATACTATGTCAACATGGGCTAATCATCCTCCACACCAGATCACTCGGTCAAGAAGAGGTGATCAAATAATGTGATGTGTATGTCAGAAAGTTTTTCTCCCATTGGTGAGTTTAGTAATGATATCATGGAGAGATACACATACCTCATCCTCCAGTTTTACCAAGCAACTCAAATAGTGGACAACCTAATTGGTAGCATGGATGAACTTAGAGAAAATATAAGGGTTGCCATATTCCACATTGAATACTTCCAAGGCCCACCACGAACTTCATTTTCCTATTATATAGGGAATCACCACAATTACAATGAGagaaaacaatgaacaagaagTTGACTCACAATGCGCTCCTATTAACACAAAGAAGAAAGGTGCCACCTTGGTAACGATTACAGTTTTGTGAATCCTTGGGGACCTAATGGAGAGGAGTGGGGAGGAGAAGGGGAGTGGTCAGgcccaaaattcattttttttgggcGAGAGAACTGGTTCAACAATAGGATAGTATGCAGTAGGAGATTCAGGGAGCCCTTTGGAAGGGGCAAGTTTAGATGGTAAGGAATCCGATGCGCATTTGGATTCGGGGGACTTAGGAGGGGGTCCCAGATCATGAGAGGAGCATATAGTAGTAGACAAGGTGAACGGTtaggttcaaaattcaaatttgggaggCAGAAAACCTGAAGTAGTTCTAGGACAGCAAGTGACAAGCGGTCCAGGGGACCCAGTGAAGGGAAAAgaatctaatgggaaggatctcGAGACCCCTTTGAACTCAGGGGATCTAGAGGGGGGACCTAGATTGATTGGACACATCAGTAAATGGTCCTCTCTATTTGGGATTAAACCCAAAGGTAAGTCGTCTTTGCCCCCGGTTAAAAATACTTTGAATGTTTCTCAAGGAAAGTTTGCCATTTCCATTCCAGATCAAATTATAGATCACAACATTGCTCGAATGGAAACTACTCTGATTGGTAAATTCTTTGGGATGAGACCGAACATTGAGGTTTTTCATGGATTTGTTAAGAGGAAATGAAatttgaaaggtcaggttgatgtggtagcTATGAACAAAGgatgtcttttcttttctttctcttgtgaggaggatcGCAAAAATATCCTCTGCAATGGTACTTGGGCGATAGgcaaatatttaatgtatatctAGAAATGGTACCCTAATACGGGAAGAGAGGATAAGTTTGTGGTCCAAGTTCCAATTTGGATAAAATTACCTGGGCTTCCTATGGAATATTGAGAGGAAGATGTGTTTGTTGGGATAGCTAATGCTTTTAGGGAGCTTATCGCCATTGATCCAATTACGACATCAagaagaagacttatttatgctaGAATCTATGTAGGAGTTGGGCCCGAAACAAATATGCTAGagaaaatagagatagaatcaaaactaggcaaatggatgaagaatattgtttatgaatcaatcccttttaCATGCTTTCACTATAAGAAAGGGGcatgggctaaaaaatgcccaagcaATATGGTCAAATCTCAATCCCAAACTAAAGTGTGGAAAAAGGTGGACAACTCGTTGAAAGTCTCACCTTCTGATGGTCCAGATCAGGAGAAACAGTCCCAGGTAGGAAGGACAAAGGAGGTGTTATTCAAGGAAttgggaaatgaaacaaggaaaggAGATAATGATAAGATCACCCATCAGGAAAAGGAGCAGGAGAATAGTGGAAATGATTCAAGTGATGGAGAAAGAGAGTCACAAGTCAGCAGTCAAAATAAGGAAAAGGATAAGACAAAATAAAATTTAGATCAGAATGAGAAAAGGAATAATTGTCAGATGGATCATGGAGTTAgtcaatccaaagataacaaaGAGGAGGGAGATAATTTTAACTTAGTAACAAAATTATCTGAGTTAGAAAATGGATCAAGTTGGATCCAAGATGCACAACCTGATAATATCTTTGAACAAGGGCTATCAAAGATTTCATTAGCCTCTCCAGCTCAGGTAAAATTGACTTTTCTCGAGGAAAATGAACCaagatggggagatgaggaaggcatcaaaaaggcattgggaaagagtgagtcaaagaaggaggaagaagaagtaattgaggataaaagaaagaacaagaacaaaaaaaagaacaataacaacaacaacaataatacatCCACTAGAAATACAATAAGTAGACTAGGGGATGTGGGATCTCATCATACTTCTCTTGGAAGAtactcaaatgcaaagaagaggaccatggaaacaagcaagaatatAACAAacgggactcaaagaaccatctttgaggcaggcatttctaaaaaaccatgaagattatctcttggaatattcaaagattgaataatcctcacaaacatgatttaattaaaagtatgattagagacaaaaactcggatatttttttgattcaagaaactaaaatgtctaagaataaggttgaaggtttgaaaatgtttagtaatggaggagttagtggtggtagttcaaaAGGAGCTTTGAGAGGTATTGTTACTTTCTagaataaaaataatgtaaaaggagaagtgttgattcaggacaacaatctaGCTTGTATTAGATTTAAGAATTTGAAAGAGGGCACTTCATGGGCAttaactaatgtgtatgcccctaacACTAAGACCGACATAAGTGATTTTTTGAAAATCTTATCCTTGTTTAGAAGTAGGTTTGCTGAAGATGGGTCGATTATTATGGGGGACTTCAATgcccctttgaaggaaaatgagaaaaagggagggagccaaaccaatctagATAGTAGATTGGATTTAATGGAGTTCATCAATAATAATTCTCTCCATGATCTGGATTTACAAGGAGTtaaatacacttggactaataggagtgGTGAGGACTTAATTTAGGTTAGgcttgatagagctcttatttcTTTGGATTGGTTTAATTCTTACTTATGTTCTTTATCagctcacataagggcaggatcagatcactatcctatatccttcatgactgatgccaagaagggaagaagacacttcccttatagatttCAGAGAATATGGACAAAACACCCGGATATGGAAAGCAACATCAAGGGATGGTGGCAGGTTATAATTGAAGGtaatgctatgtataaggtggtcaaaaagttgaagtttgtgaaagataatgttaaaagatggaacAAGGAATCCTTTGGGAACATATTTTCTTCTAAATCCACCATTCTCTTAGATATGAAAGATATACATGATGAGATTCATAATAATGGCTATACTAAGGTatcaagagatgttgaagatgagattcttatgaaatatcatgaaataatagaaaaagaagaaaatttctTGAAACAGAGGtcaagaaatgtttggttgaaggaaggggacaaaaatactaaatactttcatatgtccactctaaaacataaggccatcaataggatatcatAGCTTAAAGTTAATGGTAGAACTGTTGAAGATGAAGAATCTATGAGGAAGGCAACCATGGAGTTTTTCTCCAACCTCCTTTCTAAGGAATGAAATTTGGACTTGAAAGCTCAAAAGGACCTTATGGATTGTATCCCCTCTATCTTGGATGTGGATCATAACTCTTATCTCACTGCTATCCCATCCAACGATGAGATTCTGAAAGCTGTCAACtcctgtgaaagagttttttggttctagaataattttgaaagaattgaatggcACTTTAATTGCCCTTATTCCCCAAAATATGGGAGTCgattccatggatctttttagacctataagCCTTTGCAACTCTTTGTACAAAATCATCTCTAAGGTTCCAACTTTTAGAATCTTGAGGCTGCTCCCCTTTATCATTTCACCCCAACAAAGAGGCTTTGTCCCTGGgagacaaatcttggattcgataatttcggtccatgaaaatattcactctctaTCTAGTACTAAAAAAGAATGctttcttttgaagcttgacttatctaaagcctatgatggAGTGGACAGgggatttatgatggatgttctcttgACTTTTGGTTTCTGCTCTAGAAGTATCAGTCTTATTTTGCAATTAGTTTCTTCTGCTTCTTTTTCTATCTTAATCAATGGATCTCCTTCCCCCTTCTTCAAGTCCTCAAGGGGTCTTAGATAGGGGGGCCCTCTATCCCCAATTATTTTCATTATCATGGCGGAATGTCTGGGAAGATGCATTGGAaaacttgttgagaagggagagttttgtgggtTGAAACCTTCTTCAGCGGATCAAGTCTGCTCccatcaacagtttgtggatgattctATTATTATGGGGAAGGCTTCAATGCAAGATTCTAGGAGTTTAAAGAAAGTATTGGATAGTTATGGGACAACTACTGgtcaattgataaattggtctaaagGCTTTGTTTATTTCATCAACACTCTGAAAAGAAGACAGATAAAAATGAGCAACATTTTGGGGTGTCAATTGGGGAATCTTCCTGCTTCCTATCTGTGGCTCCCTTTATGTCAAGATCATCTTGATACTTTCTCAGGAGCTCTTCtggataaatttcataagaagttagctggttggaaaggatctCTTCTCAGCCAAGTTGGTAAAGTTTAGgttttgaaatctactcttcagagtattcctctttatgccatcaacCTTTTCAGAATTTCCGCCAAGTTtccggaggctattgaaaaaattcaaagaacttttctATGGATAGgggtggaggagaagaagagagtgaatctgattgtgtgggataaggtttgtaaacccATTAGAAAGGGAGGTCTtagccttagaagaataagagacatgaatgagtttcttatggctaagcagatttggagaggttaTAACACCCAGGGAGAATGAAAATTGATATGGGATAACAAGTACAAAAGACAATATCCTACTCTTCTAATCTTCCTCAATGCGGAAGATATCCCAATTGGCTCTAATATCTAGAAAAATGTTTCAAGAATAAGAGATCTAATTgctaaaggtgtgaaatggaagatggggaaaggaaACCTCATTAAATTCTAGGAAGATTCCTGGTTATTTGACTCCCCATTGAGTGAAAGTCCTGACTGGGGTAAATTTCAGAATCAGTGGAAGGAAAAATATGgctctatggtgggtgactactggaatgatggatagtggaaggaattatcccaagttgatccctcccttggtaatctgaacaaaattatgaactccatggtggtggtggatgatgaagATAGACTAATCTGGAAACTAATAGCAAATGGTAAATTCTCTGTGACCTCTCTTTATAATCAACATTTTTCTAAGATGGAGAGTCCTTTctaggctaaggcttgggtgaaaggccttattcctaaaattaatatcttTTTCTAGGCTgctcttcaagataaaattctaactattgataaccttagAAAAAGAGGTATTTGTATGCCTAGTGCTTGTTTTCTTTGTATGCAAAATAAGGAGACCATTAACCACTTGTTCTTTCATTGTCCCTTCTCTACTGATATCTGGGGAAGATGTCTGAAtcacttcaatatcagttggattTTCCTGGAATCagtccaagaggtttttaattcttggcaccatccctcaaggaataagtctataatTTTTTTATGGAAAATGGCTTTACCCCATATCtgttggggaatatggaaagagagaaatgaaagagtgttcagagagaaGGTTTCTAAGGCCCAAattgtttttgagaaaatcaaatgaaatatagtggaaaatattaatatcataggtAGAATTGCTAATCCCCATGATAAGGATGACCATATAATCTTCAAaaattggagattaaagggaagaGACTTCTTTTAGACTAATCCtagagaaggtgtgaaatgggaatgtcctccccatggttggatgaaaatcaactttgatggcacttcaaagggtaaccctggtAATGCGGGATGTggagtggttttaagggatgaatggggaaaatgcaaaattattaaatgTATACCTATTGgaaatcaaactaatcatgttTTTGAGGctatggcggcttatcatgggacggtgctagcaaaggaagccaattgtaccagagtttggtgtgaaggtgactctttgaatatcataaactATTTGAATAAGGTGTTCCCACCTTCTTGGTCAATAAATAATGCAATTAAAGCAATGAAGAAAATAAGCGACACCTTTGATATATGTGTTTTCACACAAGTGTACAAGGAAGCTAACTCATGTGCTAACTGGGCAACCAACCTGACCCGCTGAActgaggaaatcattactattaatggagAGAGTGAACTTGTGTGTGAGGCAAAATCCTTGTTCGATCTGGACCGTATCCAGATGAGGCAACAtggcatcatcaatcataattcctaaattattCTCCCACTTATTTCGATGAGGGCTTACAACGATggtgatgagcatttatttaaCTGTCTTATCATATTAACTGGGCACAGATCCAGGGTTGTTTTTCAGAGCAAtaatagaaaccagagaagaaaaataagagaagagattaggaattccagtgattgtgaaggaaaatgggagggaacaaaaaaaggtttgaacTAACCTCATGTTCATACTGGAAGAAGAATAgagaggtttgggagattctatAGGAGGGGGGcttaagtgtgtttatggagaggcttagtggtaAAGAACCAACAGTTACTAAGCACTTTCTATAGAATTGGAAGAGTGGCAAAGTTTTGGTGGGCACCCAGATGATGACAATGGATGAGGATATTATTGTAGAAGCCACGGGGATGGCGATTGAGGGTATTAAGTCTACAAAGATCGTAGTGTCTCTGATAAGGCAACAGACAAATTTCCTGTCACagatggaaagaagaagaaa
The nucleotide sequence above comes from Cryptomeria japonica chromosome 11, Sugi_1.0, whole genome shotgun sequence. Encoded proteins:
- the LOC131860151 gene encoding uncharacterized protein LOC131860151, whose translation is MAECLGRCIGKLVEKGEFCGLKPSSADQVCSHQQFVDDSIIMGKASMQDSRSLKKVLDSYGTTTGQLINWSKGFVYFINTLKRRQIKMSNILGCQLGNLPASYLWLPLCQDHLDTFSGALLDKFHKKLAGWKGSLLSQVGKV